A single window of Flagellimonas maritima DNA harbors:
- a CDS encoding helix-turn-helix domain-containing protein, whose translation MKRLDTFVKQRRKEVNLTQEEFSERAGVALTVVRKIEQGKTNLNMDKVNLVLRMFGHELAPVNRKDLNHEAG comes from the coding sequence ATGAAACGATTGGATACGTTTGTCAAACAACGAAGAAAAGAGGTCAACCTCACCCAGGAAGAATTTTCCGAGCGTGCGGGAGTGGCCCTGACCGTGGTACGTAAAATAGAACAGGGAAAGACCAACCTGAACATGGACAAGGTCAATCTGGTCCTCCGCATGTTCGGTCATGAGCTTGCTCCCGTAAACCGTAAAGATTTGAATCATGAGGCAGGGTAA
- a CDS encoding SusC/RagA family TonB-linked outer membrane protein, which translates to MKKLPICTYRISLYLVFYVLFSPWLTEMVLADTRIKIEVMLRNGAFQSSVKGVVTNKEGEPLMGVTVQVASSKRGTITDLDGSFHIQANPNDSLIFSALGFRAQTVVVSGQKQIHVQLEEDVTQLDEVVLNAGYYTVSEKERTGNIAVIKAAVMEKQPVGNPLAAMQGHLSGVNIVQNTGVPGGSFEIAVRGRNFINGVSDPLFIVDGVPFGSQSLAASRVSSEIIGGGISPLNAINPNDIESIEVLKDADATAIYGSRAANGVVLITTKKGKSGKTRFDAHLSTSLGRASHFLDLMDTQQYLEIRMEGIANDGLADLLENPVFDFFWPDIKSWDNDRYTDWQQELIGGTAYRNNAQLSVSGGSVGTQFLVSGAYQKETTVFPGDANYRKANIHGNVNHRSENERFRMNFSTSYTHEDNRLPGADFTLKAYSLEPNAPAVYDDEGNLNWENNSWDNPLAALEENFEARINTLISNMLISYAIWPNLELKSSMGFTSYRLDTHRAMPSSARNPSLGLTPQNYSNLTTNASQRESWIVEPQLNWRERWNNFSLDMLVGTTFQQETTQQLVIRGRGFPNNELVHNLATAETLEIISDVDSEYRYSAVFGRINLNLSGRYILNLTGRRDGSSRFGPGKQFGNFGAVGLAWVFSEEPIFGESSLLSFGKLRGSYGTTGSDNIGDYRFLDTYTVSGDEYDGTTILEPTGIFNPQFGWESNRKLETAMELGFFKDRLLINTSWYRNRSSNQLVGIPLAATTGFPELRGNFDAVVENSGLEVDLRSVNVRSKGFKWSTNFNLTVPKNKLVAFDGLESSTFSNRYIIGQPLTIVKLYHALGVDTQTGIYQFEDYDGDGNISSSGDLEWVEDLAPKFYGGLGNSLTFGNVTLDVFFQFKKQKAYNTLRFDATPGFKGNVPVELFDRWQQPGDENPIQRASSGFTTVEDLGSYQQRSNAAVSDASFIRLRNISLNYKVPTFDNGLDVNVYLQGQNLWTLTDYTGPDPERPNNTRLPPLRQLTLGLQISF; encoded by the coding sequence ATGAAAAAATTACCGATTTGTACCTACAGGATATCCCTGTACCTAGTTTTTTATGTATTGTTTTCACCTTGGCTCACCGAAATGGTCTTGGCGGATACTCGAATAAAGATTGAAGTCATGCTCCGAAATGGAGCGTTTCAATCCTCGGTTAAGGGTGTTGTTACCAACAAGGAGGGAGAACCTCTAATGGGGGTGACCGTACAAGTGGCATCATCGAAGCGGGGAACCATTACGGATTTGGACGGTTCTTTTCATATTCAGGCCAATCCCAATGACAGCCTTATTTTTTCAGCCTTGGGCTTTAGGGCCCAAACCGTTGTTGTTTCCGGTCAAAAACAGATACATGTACAACTGGAGGAAGACGTGACCCAATTGGATGAGGTGGTGCTAAATGCAGGATATTATACGGTTTCGGAAAAAGAACGGACAGGCAATATAGCTGTTATAAAGGCCGCTGTCATGGAAAAACAACCGGTGGGGAATCCCTTGGCGGCCATGCAGGGGCATTTGTCCGGGGTGAACATTGTCCAGAACACCGGGGTTCCCGGGGGAAGTTTTGAAATAGCCGTCCGTGGCAGGAATTTTATCAATGGTGTTTCAGACCCCTTGTTTATTGTGGACGGGGTTCCCTTTGGTTCCCAATCCTTGGCGGCATCGAGGGTCTCCAGTGAGATCATTGGAGGGGGCATCAGCCCACTCAATGCCATTAATCCCAATGATATTGAAAGCATTGAGGTATTGAAGGATGCCGATGCCACGGCCATCTATGGCTCCAGGGCGGCCAATGGAGTAGTGCTGATCACCACCAAAAAGGGAAAATCGGGCAAAACCCGGTTCGATGCCCATTTGAGCACTTCCTTGGGCAGGGCGTCCCACTTTTTGGACCTGATGGATACCCAACAGTATTTGGAGATCCGCATGGAGGGAATCGCCAATGACGGGCTTGCCGACCTGTTGGAGAATCCCGTGTTTGATTTTTTCTGGCCCGATATCAAGTCTTGGGACAATGATCGCTATACGGATTGGCAGCAGGAGCTTATCGGAGGCACGGCCTATCGGAACAATGCCCAACTCTCGGTTTCGGGAGGTAGTGTCGGCACACAGTTTTTGGTCAGTGGTGCCTATCAAAAGGAAACTACCGTATTTCCCGGGGATGCCAATTATAGGAAGGCCAACATCCATGGCAATGTGAACCATCGGTCAGAAAATGAAAGGTTCAGGATGAACTTTTCCACCAGTTATACCCATGAGGACAACCGATTGCCGGGAGCGGACTTTACCCTCAAGGCCTATTCCCTGGAGCCCAATGCTCCCGCAGTATATGACGATGAGGGGAACTTGAACTGGGAAAACAATTCGTGGGACAATCCACTGGCCGCTTTGGAGGAAAACTTTGAGGCAAGGATCAATACCCTAATATCCAATATGTTGATTTCCTATGCCATCTGGCCGAACTTGGAACTGAAGTCCAGTATGGGTTTTACGAGTTATCGATTGGATACCCATAGGGCCATGCCAAGCTCGGCAAGAAATCCCAGTTTGGGCCTCACGCCCCAAAACTATTCCAACCTGACCACCAATGCCTCCCAAAGGGAGTCGTGGATCGTGGAACCCCAATTGAACTGGAGGGAGCGATGGAACAATTTTTCCCTCGATATGCTAGTGGGAACAACCTTTCAACAGGAGACCACACAACAGCTGGTGATACGGGGAAGGGGCTTTCCCAATAATGAGCTGGTGCACAATCTGGCTACCGCAGAAACCTTGGAAATCATTTCCGATGTGGATAGTGAATATAGATACAGCGCGGTCTTTGGGCGCATCAACCTGAACCTGTCGGGTAGGTACATCCTTAACCTGACCGGGCGTAGGGACGGGTCCTCCCGGTTTGGCCCGGGGAAGCAGTTTGGGAATTTTGGGGCTGTTGGACTTGCATGGGTTTTTTCCGAAGAACCCATTTTTGGGGAAAGCTCCCTTTTGAGCTTTGGGAAATTGCGTGGCAGTTATGGTACCACGGGCAGTGACAATATTGGGGACTATCGGTTTCTGGACACCTATACGGTTTCTGGTGATGAATATGATGGCACCACGATCTTGGAGCCTACGGGCATTTTTAACCCGCAGTTTGGTTGGGAGTCCAACCGAAAACTGGAAACGGCCATGGAACTGGGCTTTTTCAAGGACCGACTGCTGATCAATACCTCATGGTACAGGAACCGGTCTTCCAATCAATTGGTGGGGATACCCTTGGCAGCAACCACTGGGTTCCCCGAACTTAGGGGAAATTTTGATGCAGTTGTGGAGAACTCGGGCCTTGAGGTGGACCTACGCTCGGTCAATGTGCGGTCAAAGGGGTTCAAATGGAGCACCAACTTCAACCTTACCGTGCCTAAGAACAAACTGGTGGCCTTTGATGGATTGGAATCGTCCACCTTTTCCAACCGTTACATCATCGGACAGCCCTTGACCATCGTCAAGCTGTACCATGCCCTTGGTGTGGATACGCAGACCGGGATCTATCAGTTCGAGGACTATGATGGTGACGGAAATATCAGTAGTTCAGGGGATCTGGAATGGGTAGAGGATTTGGCACCCAAATTTTATGGTGGTCTGGGCAATTCCCTAACATTTGGGAATGTGACCTTGGATGTCTTTTTTCAGTTTAAAAAGCAGAAAGCCTATAATACCCTTCGATTTGATGCCACCCCGGGGTTCAAGGGCAATGTCCCGGTGGAACTGTTTGACCGATGGCAACAACCGGGGGATGAGAACCCCATCCAAAGGGCTTCCAGTGGATTTACCACGGTCGAAGACTTGGGATCGTATCAACAAAGGAGCAATGCCGCTGTTTCGGATGCCTCCTTTATTCGGTTGCGGAACATTTCCCTTAACTATAAGGTGCCCACATTTGATAATGGTTTGGATGTTAATGTATATCTACAGGGACAGAACCTTTGGACCTTGACCGATTATACGGGACCAGATCCCGAACGGCCCAACAATACCCGTTTGCCCCCTTTGAGACAGCTCACCTTGGGCCTCCAGATCAGTTTTTAA
- a CDS encoding DUF6520 family protein, whose translation MKTNVFKFILPAFAILLAVGFAFATEHTTVAQEAHYFLPGQGWQSTTVEDECYQGSSIPCEYNGIQLYSEPDFASIQLRKP comes from the coding sequence ATGAAAACAAACGTTTTTAAATTCATTTTACCCGCCTTCGCCATTTTGTTGGCCGTTGGCTTTGCCTTTGCCACGGAGCATACCACTGTTGCCCAAGAAGCCCATTACTTCCTGCCAGGTCAGGGTTGGCAATCCACCACGGTGGAAGATGAATGCTACCAGGGAAGTAGCATACCCTGCGAATACAATGGCATACAACTGTATTCAGAACCTGATTTTGCAAGTATACAGTTGCGCAAACCCTAA
- a CDS encoding HipA domain-containing protein: MAHRCLYCYKAVEAGTDFHQKCSQEFFGTPAPPHIPYTLDQMDELAKNVVERSIAVPGVQPKLSLSLIRRTKAESDNRLTVVGALGGQFIFKPPSEKYPEMPENEHLTMCMAEQFGIRVVPSSLIRLASGELSYITKRIDRTEDGQKIHMIDMFQITEAFDKYKSSMEKVGKALDTYSSNTLLDKVLYFELALFCFLTGNNDMHLKNFSMTESPSGWVLAKAYDLLNVTIVLPEDTEELALTICGKKKKLKRSDFEQLGQDLGLTQKQIEGTFDRMAKNRDTAMSLVEDSFLSKKMKAAYVAVLEKRYAQLEL, encoded by the coding sequence ATGGCACATAGATGTCTTTACTGTTATAAAGCCGTGGAGGCAGGAACCGATTTCCATCAAAAATGTTCCCAGGAATTCTTTGGCACCCCTGCTCCCCCGCATATTCCATATACCTTGGACCAAATGGATGAATTGGCCAAGAATGTGGTGGAACGCAGTATTGCCGTACCCGGTGTACAACCCAAATTGTCCCTTTCCCTGATCCGACGAACCAAAGCGGAATCGGACAATAGATTGACCGTGGTAGGTGCCTTGGGGGGACAGTTTATTTTCAAGCCCCCTTCGGAAAAGTATCCGGAAATGCCGGAAAACGAACATCTTACCATGTGTATGGCCGAGCAGTTCGGCATCCGTGTGGTCCCCAGTTCCTTGATCCGTTTGGCATCGGGGGAGCTCTCCTATATCACCAAACGTATTGACCGGACCGAGGATGGGCAAAAAATCCATATGATTGATATGTTCCAGATTACCGAGGCCTTTGACAAGTACAAGAGTTCCATGGAGAAAGTGGGCAAGGCACTGGATACCTATTCGAGCAATACCCTCTTGGACAAGGTGCTCTATTTTGAACTGGCGCTCTTCTGTTTTTTGACAGGAAACAATGACATGCACCTCAAAAACTTTTCCATGACCGAAAGTCCCTCGGGATGGGTCTTGGCCAAGGCTTATGACCTATTGAACGTAACCATTGTCCTGCCAGAGGACACCGAAGAACTGGCCCTCACCATCTGTGGTAAAAAAAAGAAGCTCAAGCGCAGTGATTTTGAACAATTGGGCCAAGATCTGGGACTCACCCAGAAACAGATCGAGGGTACATTTGACCGGATGGCCAAAAATAGGGATACGGCAATGTCTTTGGTGGAAGATTCCTTTCTTTCCAAAAAAATGAAGGCCGCATACGTGGCCGTATTGGAGAAGCGTTATGCACAACTGGAACTATAG
- a CDS encoding helix-turn-helix domain-containing protein — MGKISTADIELINIQIGSLLRLARLRKGLSQLDLALLINSNPTMIGRIERFKGKTSWEKILVICKELDFNFCELFELRSKESLLSVVEETLQYEDKLTKEKMKFYDSLKREIEEKFKLVGKGH, encoded by the coding sequence ATGGGAAAAATTAGCACTGCAGACATAGAACTAATAAATATCCAAATAGGTAGCTTGCTAAGACTAGCCAGATTAAGAAAGGGGCTTTCTCAACTTGATTTAGCACTTCTGATAAACTCAAACCCAACAATGATTGGAAGAATAGAAAGATTCAAAGGTAAAACCAGTTGGGAAAAAATTCTCGTCATCTGTAAAGAACTAGATTTTAATTTTTGTGAACTTTTTGAACTACGAAGCAAAGAATCTCTTTTGTCAGTCGTTGAAGAAACTTTGCAGTATGAGGACAAACTTACCAAGGAAAAAATGAAGTTCTACGATTCCCTTAAAAGAGAAATTGAAGAAAAATTTAAGTTAGTCGGAAAAGGTCATTAA
- a CDS encoding nuclease-related domain-containing protein, producing the protein MTHIHGQIESLKRIRETLDKNGITIFNSVGDIRRFLKNYDNEKEALFFTTERDFDLELDTLQAEGFHLQKHYDTLKSQAETKLNDRINNLKTKCTTLSGPAKNAVMELLHWYQLQCFLAIKFLLVKSFNKIIKVKTHKTQKHLKLALERINHFAINRQEIISARCSPKFKELEHAKTTVTALDNLIAGAIGENLVAKELEKLSDDYVLINDFSLSFEKPIYNKKENDRIFSIQIDHLLVTHAGIFIIETKNWSKASVARNNLRSPVQQIQRANFALFVLLNGNKQGNRVLKQHHWGHKKLTIRSIVAMIHHRPKEQFNYVAIKTLRELNGYIERFEPIFDTSEVRSIADYLMGIKN; encoded by the coding sequence ATGACACACATCCACGGCCAAATAGAATCCTTAAAAAGAATCCGGGAAACCTTGGACAAAAACGGGATTACTATATTCAATTCCGTTGGTGATATACGCAGATTCCTTAAAAACTATGATAATGAAAAAGAGGCACTGTTCTTTACCACCGAACGGGATTTTGACTTGGAGTTGGACACCCTTCAAGCAGAGGGGTTTCATCTTCAAAAGCACTATGACACCCTAAAAAGCCAAGCAGAAACAAAACTCAACGATAGGATAAACAACCTCAAAACCAAGTGCACAACCTTATCCGGCCCTGCCAAAAATGCCGTAATGGAACTGCTGCATTGGTACCAACTCCAATGCTTCCTTGCCATCAAATTCCTGTTGGTAAAAAGCTTCAATAAAATCATCAAGGTTAAAACCCATAAAACACAAAAGCACCTGAAATTGGCCCTAGAAAGAATCAACCATTTTGCAATTAACAGACAAGAAATCATCTCTGCTCGCTGCAGCCCAAAATTTAAGGAACTTGAACATGCAAAAACAACAGTCACTGCACTCGATAATTTGATTGCCGGGGCCATTGGTGAAAATCTGGTGGCCAAGGAACTGGAAAAGCTATCCGATGACTATGTATTGATCAATGATTTTTCACTCTCTTTCGAAAAACCCATTTACAACAAAAAGGAGAATGACCGGATCTTCAGTATCCAGATCGACCACCTTTTAGTCACCCATGCGGGTATCTTTATTATTGAAACCAAGAACTGGAGCAAGGCATCCGTCGCCAGAAATAACCTTAGGTCCCCAGTACAACAGATACAACGGGCTAATTTTGCCCTTTTTGTGCTCCTTAATGGCAACAAACAAGGAAACAGAGTATTGAAGCAACATCATTGGGGCCATAAGAAACTGACCATAAGAAGTATTGTGGCCATGATCCACCACAGGCCCAAGGAACAGTTCAACTATGTCGCTATCAAAACCCTTAGGGAACTCAATGGGTATATAGAACGTTTTGAACCGATATTCGATACATCGGAGGTTCGCAGTATTGCGGATTATCTGATGGGGATAAAAAACTAG
- a CDS encoding HipA N-terminal domain-containing protein, with protein MRQGKVFYKDQWAGVITETDDGDYVFQYRPEYVREHPTDFITFTMPVSETPYVDNRLFPFFEGLIPEGWLLDIASKNWKINPNDRMGLLLACCQNCIGAVSVQPITETDGT; from the coding sequence ATGAGGCAGGGTAAGGTATTTTATAAAGACCAATGGGCAGGGGTAATCACTGAAACCGATGATGGGGACTATGTATTCCAGTACAGACCGGAATATGTAAGGGAACACCCCACCGACTTCATCACCTTTACGATGCCCGTAAGTGAAACTCCGTATGTGGACAATCGCCTCTTTCCCTTTTTTGAAGGCTTGATTCCAGAAGGTTGGTTATTGGACATTGCTTCCAAAAACTGGAAGATCAACCCCAACGACCGTATGGGCCTTTTGTTGGCCTGTTGCCAAAACTGTATCGGGGCCGTAAGTGTTCAACCTATAACCGAAACCGATGGCACATAG
- a CDS encoding RagB/SusD family nutrient uptake outer membrane protein, with protein MMKKVKNNKNRKLAFPAPFLRCDPLGHYPILLVVMFLLMGCSDFVEVEAPKNILISETVFNDSATVESALANLYYDMREQGMVAGTYGLTPVLGMYSDELDYYGFNADYTQLFQHNVLSNNTIILDWWKQAYHLIYGANDIIKGVVASDVLTPDETKVFKGQALFVRAYIHSLLVSLFGDVPYIKTTDYRENNIVSRMPQIEVYENIISDLEESIALLEGVDTISPDRVLPDDFVAKALLARVYLYVQNWEKTASLATVLINAFQLETDLDRVFLKGSQETLWQLRADADFPKNTREAVQMIIQTIPGQTYALTDDLLGVFENGDLRLDHWVGSQSDSDNTITLYYAHKYKAGLNETESLEYSILFRLAEQFLIRAEARVHMEDILGARTDLDVIRNRAGLPNTTANTENDLLEAILRERRVELFTEQGHRWFDLKRTDNAGSILGAIKPNWQETHTLLPIPETEFEANPKLLPQNPGY; from the coding sequence ATGATGAAAAAAGTAAAGAACAATAAAAATCGAAAACTGGCCTTTCCGGCCCCATTTTTAAGATGTGATCCATTGGGTCATTACCCTATCCTTCTAGTGGTGATGTTCCTACTGATGGGGTGCTCAGATTTTGTGGAGGTAGAAGCCCCTAAGAACATACTGATATCCGAAACCGTGTTCAATGATTCCGCAACTGTGGAGTCCGCTTTGGCAAATCTGTATTATGATATGCGGGAACAGGGCATGGTAGCTGGTACCTATGGCCTGACCCCCGTATTGGGGATGTATAGTGATGAGCTGGATTATTATGGGTTCAATGCCGATTATACCCAATTGTTCCAGCATAACGTATTATCCAATAACACGATTATCTTGGATTGGTGGAAACAGGCCTATCATCTTATTTACGGAGCCAATGACATAATCAAGGGAGTAGTGGCATCGGATGTACTGACCCCTGATGAAACAAAGGTGTTCAAGGGACAGGCCCTGTTTGTCAGGGCGTATATCCATAGTTTGTTGGTGTCCCTTTTCGGGGATGTTCCCTATATCAAAACAACGGATTACCGGGAGAACAATATCGTGTCCCGGATGCCCCAGATAGAGGTATATGAAAATATCATATCGGATCTTGAGGAGTCCATTGCGCTGTTGGAAGGTGTGGACACTATTTCCCCAGATCGGGTATTGCCCGATGATTTTGTGGCCAAGGCTCTATTGGCAAGGGTGTACCTGTATGTCCAAAATTGGGAAAAAACGGCATCCTTGGCCACTGTGCTTATCAATGCTTTCCAGTTGGAGACCGATTTAGATCGAGTGTTCCTCAAGGGTTCCCAAGAGACGCTATGGCAGCTCAGGGCGGATGCGGATTTTCCGAAGAATACGCGGGAGGCCGTACAGATGATCATCCAGACCATTCCTGGTCAGACCTATGCCCTGACCGATGATTTATTGGGGGTCTTTGAAAATGGAGACCTGCGTTTGGACCATTGGGTAGGAAGCCAGTCGGATTCCGATAATACGATAACCCTGTATTATGCCCATAAATACAAGGCTGGTCTTAATGAAACAGAATCCTTGGAATATTCCATTCTGTTTCGATTGGCCGAACAGTTTTTGATCCGTGCAGAGGCCCGGGTACATATGGAGGATATACTTGGTGCAAGGACCGATCTGGATGTCATAAGGAACCGGGCCGGCCTGCCAAACACCACGGCTAATACCGAAAACGATCTTTTGGAGGCGATACTTCGCGAGCGTAGGGTGGAACTGTTCACGGAACAGGGCCATCGTTGGTTCGACCTAAAACGAACCGATAATGCTGGAAGTATATTGGGCGCCATCAAACCAAATTGGCAAGAGACCCATACGCTGCTTCCCATTCCCGAAACGGAGTTTGAGGCCAATCCCAAGCTACTGCCTCAAAACCCAGGGTATTGA
- a CDS encoding zinc-dependent metalloprotease, producing the protein MKHFILLLFFALYMSAHADNQVYVAQGLVPTAGFLDDESFLTSFMEGDQLYLKVPKMILDKPMLFVCHSDKRRSHMQVVWSLLRDKILLKSQSIKSTAGVILPVAKNLTLMDNVIAAFPIEKNGGKQGSYCINITDLVLQQDIAWPQWFGVSFGKPISDISLLLEAKNLENEVIIKTRRGMVKYKSKVSVPLYFGFCALGKPIKGRRYDYRMGFINEHFQDITHGIQVNGVHNNRANISRWRLEKKDSDQSISVPLKPITFILSPEIPKKWRSFVKAGIMEWLPAFEAAGFKDAIVVSEVDSLSDWQRNSIGNNIVYWGRERYFRDSYHKEYGGTATLVTDYRTGEILKSDIFLNATRQNLENRYFTRAAPLDKRAQSFPFPDALIGRLFQCLAAHETGHALGLNDGNFGEYSYPVDKMNDTDWLGTMGHTPSIMNYTRPNNIAQPEDGIPPSLLVQKVGPADIYAICWAYREFPSKTSPDAESAALEDMIRLQDSISWYRYNDSQFEIIGPGRTDEVVETNDPVKSTVLALKNLERVIELIPGVCADQKDNARLIRLYNKSVELWYHHMRHVVSVIGGHGIHYKSINQPGRMFVPIPLKSQWEALDFLMHNAFNPPKWLTDPKFHARTRHSTFPDKVLEYEQRLVMELIRSSRLKRLEQMENTFGNQGLVQDYLGQLQFGLFMELWEDFGNVGRRRQQIQMTYIEALVGALETKVSGFDPNGQFFAYTDYSKGLLMLQLMDLKTDIEKGLKKNRNVATLGHWQLCLKKINTSL; encoded by the coding sequence ATGAAACATTTTATACTACTCTTATTTTTTGCACTATATATGTCTGCCCATGCAGACAATCAAGTATATGTCGCGCAGGGGCTAGTGCCAACTGCCGGGTTTCTTGACGATGAAAGCTTTCTGACCTCTTTTATGGAAGGGGACCAACTCTATTTAAAGGTTCCCAAAATGATACTGGACAAGCCCATGTTATTTGTATGCCACTCTGATAAAAGGCGCAGCCATATGCAGGTGGTCTGGTCCCTGCTCAGGGATAAAATACTCTTGAAATCCCAGAGCATCAAGTCTACTGCGGGGGTGATTTTGCCCGTTGCCAAGAACCTTACCCTTATGGATAATGTCATAGCCGCATTTCCAATCGAAAAGAATGGTGGTAAACAGGGAAGTTATTGTATCAATATCACCGACCTTGTGCTACAACAGGATATAGCGTGGCCCCAATGGTTTGGGGTGTCCTTTGGAAAGCCCATTTCGGATATATCGCTGCTCTTGGAAGCCAAGAATTTGGAGAATGAGGTCATTATCAAGACCCGTCGGGGGATGGTCAAATATAAATCCAAGGTATCGGTACCCTTATATTTTGGTTTCTGTGCCTTGGGCAAGCCCATAAAGGGCCGGCGATATGATTATCGGATGGGTTTTATCAATGAACATTTTCAGGATATTACCCATGGAATACAGGTAAATGGGGTACATAACAATAGGGCCAATATCAGCCGATGGCGTTTGGAAAAGAAGGACAGCGACCAATCGATAAGCGTTCCCCTAAAGCCCATCACTTTTATATTGTCCCCTGAAATCCCAAAAAAGTGGAGATCTTTTGTAAAGGCCGGTATCATGGAATGGTTGCCCGCATTTGAGGCGGCCGGATTCAAGGATGCCATTGTGGTCTCGGAGGTCGATAGCTTGAGTGATTGGCAACGGAACAGCATTGGGAACAATATTGTTTATTGGGGTCGTGAACGCTATTTTCGAGATTCCTACCATAAGGAATATGGTGGTACGGCTACGTTGGTGACGGATTATAGGACCGGAGAGATCTTGAAAAGTGATATTTTTTTGAACGCAACCCGGCAGAACCTTGAAAATCGTTATTTCACTAGGGCGGCCCCTCTTGACAAAAGGGCCCAAAGCTTTCCCTTTCCCGATGCATTGATAGGACGATTGTTTCAATGTTTGGCAGCACATGAAACGGGCCACGCCCTTGGCCTTAATGATGGCAATTTTGGCGAGTACAGTTATCCGGTCGATAAAATGAACGATACGGATTGGTTGGGGACCATGGGGCACACCCCGAGCATCATGAACTATACCAGGCCCAACAACATTGCACAACCGGAAGATGGGATTCCCCCGTCATTGCTTGTTCAGAAAGTGGGCCCAGCCGATATTTATGCCATCTGTTGGGCCTATAGGGAATTTCCGTCCAAGACTTCGCCCGATGCTGAATCGGCTGCGCTCGAGGATATGATAAGATTACAGGATTCCATTTCTTGGTATCGGTACAATGATTCCCAATTTGAGATCATAGGTCCCGGTAGGACAGATGAAGTGGTCGAGACCAACGATCCCGTAAAAAGCACGGTATTGGCGCTAAAGAATTTGGAACGTGTAATCGAACTGATTCCCGGAGTCTGTGCCGACCAAAAGGACAACGCCAGATTGATACGTCTCTACAACAAATCCGTGGAGTTATGGTATCACCATATGCGGCATGTGGTCTCCGTTATCGGGGGACATGGGATTCATTATAAATCCATCAACCAACCAGGGAGAATGTTCGTTCCAATTCCATTGAAATCTCAATGGGAAGCCCTTGATTTCTTGATGCACAATGCCTTTAATCCACCGAAGTGGTTGACGGATCCGAAATTCCACGCACGGACGAGGCACTCCACATTTCCGGATAAAGTGTTGGAGTATGAACAAAGATTGGTCATGGAACTGATTCGGTCTTCCAGATTGAAACGATTGGAACAAATGGAAAATACCTTTGGGAACCAAGGACTGGTCCAAGATTATTTGGGGCAATTGCAATTTGGGCTGTTCATGGAGTTGTGGGAAGATTTTGGTAATGTGGGTCGCAGGAGACAGCAAATTCAAATGACCTATATCGAGGCTTTGGTAGGAGCGTTGGAAACAAAGGTGTCTGGATTTGATCCTAACGGACAATTCTTCGCCTACACCGATTATTCCAAAGGTCTTTTGATGTTGCAATTGATGGACTTGAAGACGGATATCGAAAAGGGGTTAAAAAAGAACAGGAATGTGGCCACTTTGGGGCATTGGCAATTATGCTTGAAAAAGATCAATACAAGTTTGTAG